In a single window of the Diospyros lotus cultivar Yz01 chromosome 10, ASM1463336v1, whole genome shotgun sequence genome:
- the LOC127812089 gene encoding membrane protein PM19L-like produces MDYGASKSAARILLILNLVLYLLVIIISGWAIYHGIDRGRETASFLSSPSRIFPIYFPIGNKATGFFAVFSLIAGLVGFITSLTGVSHVIQWNAPNLQAAAASSLITWSLTLLAMGLAWKEIHLGSTDSNLRALETIMILVTGTQLFCIGAIHAGVEYVYAVP; encoded by the exons ATGGATTATGGAGCCAGCAAATCTGCAGCAAGAATCCTTTTAATTCTGAATCTGGTACTCTACCTCCTTGTCATTATAATCTCTGGCTGGGCTATCTATCATGGGATTGATAGAGGTCGTGAAACAG CTTCTTTCTTGTCAAGCCCCTCTCGGATATTTCCAATATACTTCCCGATTGGCAACAAGGCTACCGGCTTCTTTGCAGTTTTCTCGCTCATTGCAGGTCTTGTCGGCTTCATCACCTCCCTCACGGGGGTCAGCCATGTAATTCAATGGAACGCACCAAATTTACAGGCAGCTGCAGCCTCTTCCTTGATAACTTGGTCACTCACACTATTGGCCATGgg ATTGGCTTGGAAAGAGATCCATCTAGGGTCGACAGATTCCAACTTG CGTGCCCTGGAGACTATTATGATACTTGTGACCGGGACACAGTTGTTCTGCATCGGGGCCATCCACGCCGGCGTGGAATATGTCTATGCAGTACCGTGA